One window from the genome of Lutra lutra chromosome X, mLutLut1.2, whole genome shotgun sequence encodes:
- the TEX13D gene encoding testis-expressed protein 13D: MAVDFGDHASGFRHTEVIRFINNEVLLNGGGPGFYVAFRSRPWNEVEDRLRAVVADPQVPHAIKRACAWSALALSVRVGARQREQQARRVRRLQEQVEERETAAWALASELQRLRADREEAATQLRFTRTALQQALMECDVLRGRLHQVERSAQVSPLAHETLPGPQAEQFGTVAWSLNAEQQRDVVAMGFPSRLCFEAQVPAPATVLYMPGPPGPCAQAIQPPVPMPVPYPLPFHAPLPVGIPFLTPLPPTVVMDAEAAVVPLQMPPVGIYSPGPNAAVGSQEEVAPPWDQKSSSQEGGPETLQNTAPVGNIRNLSREGLERTQGMVPPGDSWSHSQEEGPEKAQEVFPSGDSWSQGQKEGSEKAQEVVPSEDSWSQGQKEGPEKAQEVVPSEDSWSQGQKEGPEKAQEVVPSEDSWSQGQKEGPEKAQEVFPSEHSWSQGQKEGPEKAQEVFPSGDSWSQSQKEGPKKAHGMTPLGDSWSQSQKEGPEKAQGIFPSGDSWSQSQKEGPEKTQEVFSSRDSWNQSQKEGPQKAQGMVPLGDSWSQSQKEGPEKAQEVVPSRDSWGQSQEEGLESPQGMVPLGDSWKLSQEDPEKSQEVVTLGASQEEDPETSPEMVYLGASESHSQEESPERPQGMAPFGATRDNGKEEEPRGPQEMVPLGASRSHSQEEGLKNPQVMAPLGASRSKSQEEDLEGPQEVVPLGASGNHSKEEDPERPQGMASLGDNSSQSQEEDLERPQGTSQEGPQRPQEISLGDGWSESMRESPKKQQPQGQKAKQPKGKKALDFQHQEKSVSGCSPVNWDCPWCKAMNFSWRKACYKCKKVCVAGESRGLDPGQIH; this comes from the coding sequence ATGGCGGTTGACTTTGGGGACCACGCCAGCGGGTTCCGCCATACCGAGGTGATCAGGTTCATCAATAATGAAGTCCTCCTGAACGGCGGCGGCCCAGGTTTCTACGTGGCCTTCCGCTCACGGCCCTGGAATGAAGTAGAGGACCGGCTTCGGGCCGTGGTGGCGGACCCTCAGGTGCCGCACGCCATCAAAAGGGCCTGCGCCTGGAGCGCGCTGGCCTTGAGTGTGCGTGTGGGCGCAAggcagcgggagcagcaggcgCGCCGGGTCCGGAGGCTGCAGGAACAGGTAGAGGAGCGAGAGACCGCTGCCTGGGCCCTGGCCTCCGAGCTGCAGCGTCTACGTGCGGACCGAGAGGAAGCGGCCACACAGTTGCGCTTCACACGGACCGCCCTGCAACAGGCGCTGATGGAGTGCGATGTGCTTCGTGGGCGGCTGCACCAAGTGGAGAGGTCAGCCCAGGTCAGCCCGCTGGCCCATGAAACACTGCCTGGGCCTCAAGCTGAGCAGTTTGGGACTGTAGCCTGGTCCCTGAATGCCGAGCAGCAGAGAGATGTGGTTGCCATGGGGTTTCCTAGTAGGTTGTGTTTTGAGGCCCAGGTGCCTGCCCCGGCAACTGTTCTTTACATGCCAGGACCTCCAGGTCCCTGTGCTCAGGCCATACAACCCCCTGTGCCAATGCCGGTGCCATACCCACTTCCATTCCATGCACCACTCCCAGTGGGAATCCCTTTCTTGACACCTCTGCCACCAACAGTAGTCATGGATGCAGAAGCTGCAGTAGTCCCACTTCAGATGCCTCCTGTGGGGATTTATTCACCTGGTCCAAATGCTGCAGTGGGCTCCCAGGAGGAGGTGGCCCCACCATGGGACCAGAAGAGTTCTAGCCAAGAGGGAGGTCCTGAGACCCTCCAGAATACAGCTCCTGTGGGGAACATCAGAAACCTTAGCCGGGAAGGTCTAGAGAGAACTCAGGGTATGGTCCCCCCTGGAGATAGCTGGAGCCACAGCCAGGAAGAAGGTCCAGAAAAGGCCCAGGAGGTGTTCCCCTCTGGGGATAGCTGGAGCCAGGGCCAGAAAGAAGGTTCAGAAAAGGCCCAGGAGGTGGTACCCTCTGAGGATAGCTGGAGCCAGGGCCAGAAAGAAGGTCCAGAAAAGGCCCAGGAGGTGGTCCCCTCTGAGGATAGCTGGAGCCAGGGCCAGAAAGAAGGTCCAGAAAAGGCCCAGGAGGTGGTCCCCTCTGAGGATAGCTGGAGCCAGGGCCAGAAAGAAGGTCCAGAAAAGGCCCAAGAGGTGTTCCCCTCTGAGCATAGCTGGAGCCAGGGCCAGAAAGAAGGTCCAGAAAAGGCCCAAGAGGTGTTCCCCTCTGGGGATAGCTGGAGCCAGAGCCAAAAGGAAGGTCCAAAGAAGGCCCATGGGATGACCCCCCTTGGAGATAGTTGGAGCCAGAGCCAGAAAGAAGGTCCAGAGAAGGCCCAGGGGATATTCCCCTCTGGGGACAGCTGGAGCCAGAGCCAGAAAGAAGGTCCAGAGAAGACCCAGGAGGTGTTCTCCTCTAGGGATAGCTGGAACCAGAGCCAGAAAGAAGGTCCACAGAAGGCCCAGGGGATGGTCCCCCTTGGAGACAGCTGGAGCCAGAGTCAGAAAGAAGGTCCAGAGAAGGCCCAGGAGGTGGTCCCCTCCAGGGATAGCTGGGGCCAGAGTCAGGAAGAAGGTCTAGAGAGTCCCCAGGGTATGGTTCCTCTTGGGGATAGTTGGAAACTCAGCCAGGAAGATCCGGAGAAATCCCAGGAGGTGGTTACCCTTGGTGCCAGCCAGGAAGAAGATCCAGAGACTTCCCCGGAGATGGTATACCTGGGGGCCAGTGAGAGCCACAGCCAGGAAGAAAGTCCAGAAAGACCCCAAGGGATGGCCCCCTTTGGTGCCACCAGGGACAATGGTAAGGAAGAAGAGCCAAGGGGGCCCCAGGAGATGGTACCCCTGGGGGCCAGTAGGAGCCATAGCCAGGAAGAAGGCCTAAAAAACCCCCAAGTGATGGCCCCCCTTGGTGCCAGTAGGAGCAAGAGCCAGGAAGAAGATCTAGAGGGGCCTCAGGAGGTGGTACCCCTGGGAGCTAGTGGGAACCACAGCAAGGAAGAAGATCCAGAAAGACCCCAAGGGATGGCCTCTCTGGGGGACAACAGTAGCCAAAGCCAGGAAGAAGATCTGGAGAGGCCCCAGGGGACTAGCCAGGAAGGTCCACAGAGGCCCCAGGAGATCTCCCTAGGGGATGGCTGGAGCGAAAGTATGAGGGAAAGCCCAAAGAAACAGCAGCCTCAGGGGCAGAAGGCCAAGCAACCCAAAGGGAAAAAAGCTTTGGATTTCCAGCACCAGGAGAAGTCTGTCTCAGGATGCAGTCCAGTGAATTGGGACTGCCCATGGTGTAAGGCCATGAATTTTTCATGGCGTAAGGCCTGCTATAAATGCAAGAAAGTCTGTGTGGCAGGTGAGAGTAGAGGCCTGGACCCAGGACAAATTCACTGA